Genomic DNA from Shewanella woodyi ATCC 51908:
ACACAAGCACCCACTCTGACTCTTTCTCCATCTGATGCTCCTGAATGAATTGCACCAGACGTGTCATCGGAATATTAAGGCCTGTATTTAAGCTGTTTTCAGTACTACTCTGCTCGCTCACTGTATCTAGTTTATGTTGCAGTGCATACTCATGGGGTTCACGAATATCAAGAATCTTCACATCACTGGAAACTGTCAGTCTCTGTTTGAGACTATCGCTACTGTACTCCTTAATTTGAGCTTTATCGCAGTCACCATAGTAGGCTCCACATAGGATCTCAGTGCCTGTCTCATCATTTAGATTTGAGTCTAGATCAGCTTTTCTTGCTGCAAACTGGGATTGGTTAATTGAACCCGTAAGTACTGATTGAAGCAGGCAATTGCGCACCACTTCAGCTGAGAGCGTGGTAGTAAATTCGTTATTGTAGTCATGACTGGCGCATAGCAAGGTTTGCTGGCCAATTAAGCGGTTTATCTGTTTTAGGCTATGGTACATGTCGATTGAGCTGCTGGAGGCGAAGTTAGTTCGGCCTAGGCTACCCATTAAGATGGTGTCCCCACAAAAAGCATAGCGGGTACTGGTGATTAAATTCATTGGATCTGAGCTTAATAACAGGCTGATGCTGTCATCGGTGTGGCCAGGTGTCGGCACCTTGACTAAAAAGAGCTCCCCTATAGTAAGCACACTAAATGATTCATCACCAACGGCTACTTTTTTTGTGTTGGTTGGCCAGCCAAGAACGTCGCTTTGTTGAGTGCTAAGGTACTTATTGGCTAATGCAACTCGTCCAGAGATATGATCGGCATGACCGTGTGTATCTAAGATGGCGACAGGGGTTAACTGCTGACATTGCAGCAGAGTATCGATACGTTTCTCAAGTTCAGGAAGTGGGTCGATAACCAGCGCCTGTTTACTCTTCATATCGGCATAGACCCAGGTACAGCTAGAGCCGGAGCGCAGTTGCACTAAACCATTGAGTGGGGTTTTATCTTGTGTTTGCTCTGTGTCATCGAGCATTAAACAGCTATTGGTGAGTGCTTTGGCCGCTGAGCGGATCCTTGCACAAGCACTATCAACCTCCTCTTGGGTCATAGCGGGACCAAAGGAGAGACGAATAGCGGATTCACTCTGCCAAACAGGTAAACCCATGGCGTCGAGAACAAAGCTTCGCGTGACTTTAGAGCTGCAGGCAGAGCCTGAACTGACACGGATATTTGCAGCGTCAAACAGGTCCATAATCTCTTTGCTGCTAAATCCTGGAACGGCGAAGTTCAGTGTGGTGGGGACACTATTATTAAATTGGTGGTTAAAGACAATATCGGGAAACGCTTGCGATAGGCTGTGACTTAGCTGTCGACGATAATCGTTCAGTGTATTGAGATCGTAAAAAGTCGTGTTATCTGTGTCGAGCAGCATCTGGAATATCACATTAAGGGCTGCCATACCTGGCAGGTTTTCAGTGCCTGAGCGCAGTCCGCTCTCCTGACCACCGCCTGCAATGAAGGGAGTAAAGGGCGCACCTTCACGTATATAGATAAAACCAATTCCCTTAGGTGCATAGAGTTTATGTCCACTAAATGGCGCGTAATCTATGCTGGTTTTGGCTAAGTTAAGTGGGCGTTTTCCCAGAGCCTGAACACAATCGACTAACCAAAATACCTTAGAGTTTCCCTCCCTTATGCACTGCTCAAGTTGCTGTAGATCTTGATAGACACCGGTCTCATTATTGACCGCCATGGTGCAGATCATTAATGCATTGCCGACCTCTTTTTGAATAAATTCAAGATCTAGTTTGCCAAACTGATCCACTGGGATCGCTTTAATTTCGGCGTTGATCCCTAAGATCTCATTCCAGTGAGCCAAGGAGTTAGGAACGGCTTTATGCTCAGTTGAGCCATATAGAATGCTATATTTTTTCCCTTTTTTAATCTGAGTCTTGGCTTTTATCAGACCAGACAATATTCCGGTTTGGATCCCCTCAGTAGCGCCACTGGTAAAGATAAGCTTGCCCTCTCCTGTGCCTAACAGTGTTTTGGCACGCTGACGGGTCTGCTCCATTAAGTTCTTCGCTTTGAGCCCAGTTATGTGACTACTGCTGGGATTGCCGAAGAGATCTTGCATGGCATCCATTGCAGCTTGTGCGGCTTGAGGGAGAACCGGAGTGGTCGCATTCGCATCGAGGTAGATCTGACTTAAGTTTGTTGTCTGGCTCATAGGGGGCTCTTATTTTTATCTCTGTTACCCACATATAACATAAGGGTATAACTAATTTCTTTTAGTTATATTAGCAGTTCTAAAGGAATGATCAAGATCACATTTAGTCTGCTCACGTTTAGTCAATGGAACGGGAAAAAGGGCATAGAAAGTTCTATGCCCTTTTAAATGGGGATCTATACCAATCAGTATAAAGATTTGATCGCTCAGCGAGAGTTTAGCGGTTCTGAGGTAAGGCAACGAGTGAAGAGCATATTTATTCTACGGTCAAGCTCGTTAACACAGCATCAGAGTCGCTAAAACTCGCCTGTAAGGAGTGTTTTTGGCTGCCTATTTCTGCGTTGAATGAACTCACAAGGGAATAACCATTCCATCATCCACTCGCTTTGAATTAGTTTGCCAAAAACATTCTGAGTAGATCAACTTCTTATATTGATTGGTATTATTAATGGGAAGGTTTATAGCTTCTTAAGGTGTCTACTCGTTCGCTTAACGCTGGGTGAGTACTGCTCCAACTGGGTAGATCAACCGCTTGTTGCTCTTGTAGCTTTTCAAACAGATCCGCAAGAGGCGCTGCACTTTGAAGCCGTGAATAGAGCTGGTGCGCGGCAAAATTATCCGCTTCGTTCTCATGTATTCTCGAATAGGTTAGGCCCCCTCCTAATACTGCGATACTGGCTAGAGTATCGGATATACCGCTACTGTCACCGATAACCATAGCAGCAGTAATGGAGAGGATGGCTGTTTGTACCATATTCGTCATCACATGATTGTGGTGCACATGGCCCAGTTCGTGGAGTATGACCCCTTCGAGCTCCATCTTTTCGTTTGCTAATTTGACCATAGCATCGGTTAAAATAATGGTGCCGTCGGCGAGTGCAAAAGCATTTGCTCCACCGTCTGCATATCTGAACTCTATTTTAGGACGATGCTTGAATTCGACGCCTTGGTTACTGAGTTTCTCTATTAGGAGATCAAACCTTTGGCGCAGCTTCTGCCGTTCTTGCAACTCAAGTTTAGACTCTTCAAAGCCCATCTTATTAAGCATGGTTAGTCCTTGATCACCTAATTCAGTTGAGAGTTCGACAGGCAGCTGGTTGGCAATAAACTTAGCTGCTTTCGGCACCCCATAAACATAGAGCCCATAAGCGGTTAATAGGGTGATAATCGAGGCCAGAAAGATAAGTAGCAAGTTACGCTCAAGCTTAACTAAAAGTGGCGTTTTACAGTGGCTGTTTAACCAGCTATTGAGCTTGTTTCCGTCACTGCTGATAAATACCCAGCCAGTTGAGAAGGTGATACTTCTGGGCATTGAACCTATGGCATCTGAGAGCGTGACCTCCTCCAGCTGACATTGGTGCTGGTGGGCCTCGCTTTTTAAGATAAGGTAGCCGTTACTCCCTAGGGTAAGCTCGGCCGCATGCTTTGTGGAGTTTTGGGGCGCCATTAGGTGCCCCTTTATGGTTTCGTTCATCTGACTGTATTATATGATGTTTAGGTTGATATCGAAGGCATCGACCATCTCATCGGCAATGGCGTTATTGGTTTCCTGATTATGATCTCGTACAGACATTAGAGCCAGATCGCCTTCGACTTGAGTAATACTTGCCATGTATTGAGCGCGTCTGATATCAGTCCATGCACGACCTAAACCGAAAGTGAAGACCACTATCAGTAGATTGGTGATGATCAGCGACAGATAACCGCCTAATGTCATATTGGACACCAGTTGTAACTTGTCATCTATTTGAGTTTTGCTAAAGAGATAGTTACGGATGCGAGTTTTGATAAATGCCGCGATAACAAAGCCGATAAAGAACATGTAGATATAGCCAATGAAAAGGGCGAAAAATGATGACGCTTGGTTAGTTGGATCGAGCGGTTCACCTGAAAAAAGGGAAGCGATAGTATCAAACATTCCAAAACCTAAAATGATAAGAAAGCCGAGAATCATGGATCCCAGAAATAGAGCCCCTGCGAGTGCGGCAATTTTTGCGTACTCACCCATGTCTAATTCAGCACTAAATTGCTTACCACCATATCGGTAACCGTTGACGACATAGCTTGCCATTCCCGTCATTACCCAGGCATAACCAAAGACTCCAGTTAAGGTAAAGAGCAGTATGCCGCCAATCACAGCAATGGCTGGATTGCTCTCCATTAGTAGAGCACTAAATCCCATTGAGCTTCCAATGATGATGGCGTAGGCGGCTAATGGTTTGGCTAAGATGTTAAGGTAAGCGCCTGAGTAGCTGCCTTCAAAATTAAAACGCACATTTCTAAAGCGTGTGATCCTAGCATCGAAGCGGATATTTCTTACCGATAGATAGGGGATAGCTAAGGTGAGCAGTGCACCACAAGCTATAGCGGCAACTGGGTGAACGCCAGACAAGATGGTCCATGCTATTAGCGCGACAACAGCGATGATACGCCCGATTAGTATCTGCATAGGTTTAGCAAGATACTCAAAGCGATCGCCATCTAGCTCAGTATTACCGTAAAAGTAGTTATTGGTTCTGACTTTCGCCCAGGCGGAGTAGATGCCAAAGGTGACGATAGTCAGTAGGATGTTAACTATCCATATCCCGAAGAATTCTGTGGCGTTACCGTGGAAATTAAAGGAGTGCTGTGTATTGGATAGATCTGTGTTGGTCCGGGTCATGATTTTTCCTTCCATTGGAATAAGCGTCTATTAGAGACGATATGAGGAAAGATATCAAACAATGGAGTTAACTCACAGATGAAATTCACTTAGGCCAAACCTTTGAGAGGAGATTGGCCTAGTGTTTAGTTTTGCTAATTTTAGGGGGATAGATCTTGTTTGATCTTTTGGAGCCATTTATGCCACTGAGGATACTCTGTGACCATGACGTTTAGACTTTCACTTTTATCACGACTTTGCGCACCTGAGTTGGGGTCGCACTTGTGCCTGGCATATGCATATCTTGGGGAAAGAAGATAGCAAACATCCCAGCTTTAAAGGGGATAAAAGCAGCGTCATCTTTATTGCTCTCGTAGTCAAACTCCGCATAATCATGTTTAGCAAAGTAGGGGCGAGAGGGAGTTTGATCCGCGAGTGGAAGGTAGCCAAACTCCTCCTCACCACTAACGACGAACTGCACATCAATATACTCTTGGTGTACTTCAAAAGGCTCCACTTCTTTGGGCTTAGTCTCATAATCGTTAACGATGACGAAAATATCTTTACCCTCGAGCTCATAACTTCCCACTTCAAGCTGGGTGAAGTCGGTTTCGGTAAGATGGGCTAACGCTTTCGTCAATCTTGGCGTTAGGTGGGAGTACAGGTTTGCGTTGCTTAACGTATCGAGGATCATAATCGGCTCAATAGGGGTAGATAGTAGAGGGAGTGTAACCTTGTCGCTGTTTGGCGTAAACCAGTTGGTTTGCTATATTGCCGAGGCTTATGAAGCAAATTGATAATTAATTAAGATAGGGATGTTCGCTTTGCCTGCATTACGCTTCCTTGCTGGTTCTACCGCATACAAAACAATTGCCGAAAATGGTTTGAAAGCCGACCTGTTTACTCAAGTGCTAGCGGCATCTGGAGGGCCGAAATGGATCGGTATCGCAGGTTTAGATAGGTATCTCTTTGGAGAGTTCTTTAAGGGAAGAACTGCCCCGTTGCATACCTTGGGGGCATCATCAGGTGCTTGGCGTCTGGCTTGTTTGGGTCAGGCAGATCCTTTAAGTGCCTATTCCCGTCTGGAGGAGCTCTACATAGAGCAAAGATACGACACTAAACCAACTCCGGTTCAGGTATCGACTCAGGTTAAGGGGATCATTGAGGGGCTTTTGGGTCAAAGTGGAGCTCAGGAGTTGATATCCCATCCGGTTATTAAGACTCACTTATTAGCGTGTCGTGGTCGTCATTTGAATCGTATAGCTGGTCGATTACCATTAAGCTTAGGTTTGGCAGCAACAGCAGCGACTAACCTTGCAAGTCGTCGTAGTCTAGGTTTGCACTTTGAACGCTTTGTTTTTAGTGGTCAGCATGATGACTCTCCATTTAACCAGCTTAAGGATCTTCCCAGCCAGCAGGTTAAGTTGACCTTAGATAATCTTCATAACGTCCTGTTAGCGACAGGCTCTATTCCTTGGGTATTGGCACCTGTTACCGATATCCATGGGGCGCCTAAGGGGCACTATTATGATGGTGGGATAACAGATTACCACTTCGATCTGCCTCTTTCCCATGCAGATGGACTCACCCTTTATCCTCATTTTTACCCGAATATGACACCGGGGTGGTTTGATAAATCTCTGCCTTGGCGCAAGGCAAATAAAAATTACCATAATGCACTTGTACTAGCACCGACGTCAGAGTTTCTCGCATCACTTCCCTATGGAAAGTTACCGGATCGCAGCGATTTTAAACATCTCTCTAGTGATGAAAGAATAGCGTATTGGCAGCAAGCTCTTGCTATGAGTCATCGATTAGCTGATGAGTTAAGTCTTGTAATTTCAAAGGGTAACATTATGGAGTACCTAGAGCATTTTTAAGCTGAATTGAGGCTGTTGCAACAAAATCCCACTTTAACTTGTCTAATAGAAAACAGTACAAAAAATAAACTTTCAGTCTTTTGTACTGTTTTCTATCTGGGCCAAGCATGCTAGAAGCAGTTAACTGCTACACTTTAAGATTATCAGCTCTTTATTTTGACTAATCAGCTAAAGCTAGTTCTTTCTAGCAGTTACCGACCCTAAGTGGAGGAGGTTACTATGAGAACACAGGAGATGGCGTTAATCACGCGGGACGCTTTACTGTTGCCCGATGGTAGACTTGAGCTGAGATTAGTAAGCCCCAATCACTTAAAGATGATTGCCGATGTATATAAAGGTAAATACCCCTTAGCATTTGGCATGTTAAAAGCTAATGGCAACCCTCCCTGTTACTCCAGTGTCACTCAATGTGAGATCATCGACTTTAATCAGCTAGACGATAACAGTTTGAGTATTGTACTTGAGGGTAAGCAGAGGGTAAAAATCTTGTCTGCGGCTCGACAGAGAAGTGGTGTGTGGATGGCAAGAACACTACCATCTTGCAACTGGAGTGAGGAGCCGATTCAGGGAGAGTTTGAGTTGATAAGCGCGGCATTAGAGCAGTTTTATGAGGTCAATCCAGATCTATTTGAGCTCTACTCTAATGTGCATTTAGAGGATGCTTCTTGGGTCAGCCAACGTTGGCTTGAGGTGCTGCCACTTTACAACAAAGATAAGTTGAAGCTAATGAATCAACCTGATTGTCATCAGACCATGGAGTTTGTTTTAGAGTTAATCAAATCACATGCAGATTAACTAGACTAAGGTGATAATCAGGCCCTGTTTACGAGCCTATGTCGTTATCTAGAGCCTATTTCTACTGCTCTATTATGGGCCTTATTCGCAGTGTCCAGCGTTTATAATTCTGTTAAAATACACTTCTCACTTTTTAATAGTTAACTCTCATGTCTTCCTCAGTCCTTGCAACCCAAGCCTCCTATGTTGTGTTACCTGAACATATTACCGATAAACCGACAGTACTCAGCTTTCTGGTTGAACGTTTTGCTCAGATTGATGCTAGCGTGTGGCAATCGAGAGTGGTTGAGGGAAAAGTACATTGGCAAGATGGAAGCTTGATTGAGCTTGATACTCCCTATAGACCAAGAGCAAGAGTCTATTACTATCGTGAAGTGGTGAGTGAGACTAAGGTGCCTTTCGATGAAGAGGTTATCTATCAAGATGAGAGGATTATTGTCGCTTTTAAGCCCCACTTTCTAGCATTGCATCCAAGTGGGAATGTGATTAATGAGTGTTTGGTTAATCGATTGAGGATTAAAACTGGATTAGAGACTATAGTGCCTGCTCATAGGCTTGATAGGGCGACAGCGGGCCTAGTATTACTCTGCCTGCATCCTGAGCATCGTCAAAGATACCATGACCTGTTCAAGTTTGGACAGATCCGCAAAGAGTACCAAGCGCTGGCTAAACTGACACCTGAATTGCTACTGAAACATCAGCGTGGAGAGCTATCACTTCCACTTAATTGGACGGTGAAGAACCGTATGGTGAAAGGGGAGCCCACATTCACCATGAGAGTGGCACCGGGGGAGCCAAATACTCACTCAGAGATCCAGTTGATTGAGATAAACGGTGAGCTAGGTGTGTTTAATCTCTCTCCTATCACGGGGCGCACTCATCAGCTTAGGGTACATATGCAAAGCTTAGGCATGCCAATCTTAAATGACAGATGTTACCCAGAGCTACAGCCTAAGGCCCCTGATGACTACAGTAAGCCTCTTAAGCTTTTGGCTAGGCGGCTTACCTTTACCGACCCCGTGAGTGGCCAGTTGATTAAACTTGAGTGTGATGCTTTATCTTTATCTTGAATATTGTATTCAATTGTTGTTTTTCTGCCGCGTTCATTTTAAGCTGGGTTATAAGTTAGGATATCGTCGCCAGACGCGGCACATACAGGGAGAAGGGTAATGGATAAAACGAGCCTCACCGCTTTAGGTTTAGTAACTTTTGTTGGTATTACTGCCTTGGGTTATCAAATTTTCACCCAAGACCCTTCAGCCTCTCTCACTCCATCTCAATCAAGTGAGCAGCCTGCCAAGACGTTAGCTCATATCTCTGACCCAGGGCGAGAAAATGTAGAGTTAGCGACGGTTTCAACCCTGGTGAAATCAGATGAGGGTTTAACACCAGTTTCCACTTTGCCGCCTGAATCCATCAACCTCTCTACTGTTAACGCTCCGATTGAGAAGGCGGTTTCTTGGTCAGAAAGAGAGAGACAAAATGAGGCACAAACCCCGCCACCTCAAGTTGCAGACTTGGTAGCAGAGGCCGATCCAGGCCCCAGTGCTGGAAAAGATCTCTCACGTCCTCAAAGGCCTGCAGTACAAGCGCAGCGCGTAGCGCCCGTCAGTCGTCCCGCACCCACAGCTGTGAATTAGGTAATTAACAATCACCTTTAGGGTCAATCATCACTCAATGAATCGGCATTTTGAGCGCCATGTTTATCACGGCTGGGGACCTGAAAAAGGGTCTCACTCATATCTGCGTGAAGAACAGCAATTTTAGTTGGTGCTCCATTTGGTGCAAAGCTCACCACTCCTATACCGCTCTCGTTAAACAGTCGCTGACTGCGAGCACCGTTAGGCCTTCTGCCACGAATTGACATGCGCTTACGCTTAGTGAAGAAGTTAAGTGGTGAGAAGTGTCCATATAGCCAACCATTAAGTTTATCGAAAATTGGCAGTAACTTTTCGGGGAACTGATTCTTAATGCCGCTGCTGGTGATCTGGTATATTTTCGGCCCCCCTTTACGGAAACGAATACGGATATCGTAAGCAAAGGAGTAGTGTACATCCCCTGATAGGATCACAAACTGCTCTGGGGTTTTTCTGTGTTGGAATATGCTCAACAGAGTGTTGGCAGTTCCTGGGTGAGCCATCCAGTTTTCAGCATCGACTAATAGAGAACCTCCGAGTAAGGTTGCGGTTCTTTGAATTGTTTCAATCAGTTTAACCCCGAACATAGGGGCGGCGGAGATGATGATCACCTTATCTTGGCCCATTAGTTCATGTTGAAACTCCATAAGGGCTTCCCAGTCCATTAAGCCAGAGGGTTTAGCCAGATTAGACTCACTGCGCCATCTATGGGTACGGGTATCTAGAACTACTATTTTTGGGCTGGTATTAAGGCTGTAGTGCCAATGTTCAAATCGGAGTAGTTTATCGATTAGCTCATCTTGGTAGAGTTCATTGGGTTGATTAAAGAAAGCATCTAGGCTGGGAGTGATCTCATGTTTAAATTTATCAGGCCCGTTGCCGAGCCCTTGGAACAGGGCGTAACCTATCAGCGCATTACCAATGATCCGCTTTGAAAATGTATGTCCATAAGCCGCTTCCTCCCACTTGGCGGTGAGATTCCAGTCATCGGTGACATCATGATCGTCAAATATCATATAGGTGGGCAGATGAGCCATAAGTCGCCTGACCTGTTTTAGCCCAGTTTTGAACTCAAGCAGGTGTAACCACTCTCGCTGCCACCTTGCTGTATTGGCGACTGATAGGCCAACAACCTCTTTTGGAATTTCGATGCGATCCCATAGCTCCGGTGACCAAGTTAACAGGTAGAAGGCGATTATCTCCCCTAGGCTCACCAGATGATTTTCGGCGAGGGAGGAGGTGAAGATCGGGTGGTTTTTATACCAGTGCCCTAGTGCTGTTTTGGCCGGGTAGTTGGTTTTGGGTAGTAAGTTCCTATGCCTTTGGTACATGGCGGCAGGATGGTAACTTATTGAGTGGCTATCAGGGAGCTGGGCATGGGTAAACTTCTCCTGGGGCAGGCCCAATAGTTTTATTGTTTCTCCAATGGCAAAAAGAGTGGGGCCTGCAATATCATCAACATAAACTTGATCGCCACTGAGCATCAGGAGTGAAGGTCTGGCTTGTGGGCTTAAGTCTTGGCTTACCTGTGTATCGGCTGCGACTAAGGCATCGCCACTGTGATGGTGGGCATTACGACAGGAGCCATGGAGCATATGGTCAATTTCAGGTTTGATAACGAAATTCGGTGTTGCTTGCTCGTCATAATTAAGTGCCTCCACGCCGCTAAAAATTGCACCATGCTGGCTGTCTTCAAGGCTATAACTTATCTCTACTTCAGTTGGCAGTAGCTGAGTTTGTTTGAGCTGAACCATATATTGGTAAGCTCGCTCGCCCAATCTAATAGTGTGTAGCTGCTCACTTGTTAGCGGTTTGCTGAAAAGAGGTTGCTCACCTTGGTGCAGGCTTGAGCTCTGTTTAAGTGTCAGAGTGAGCGAGTCCATAGGTTGGCTGCTTACAAACCAGAGGGTAAAGTTATCCCGATCGCAATGGCGCAGTATCGGGCCGGCAACTAATAGGGGGAGAGCTGACTTCATCTAATACCAATCTCAATATTTCATTGCCTACCAGACTAAACAAGTGATCTTAAATTGCAAAGGTAATTCAATGAAAAAGAGTTAACTTATGTTTAGGAATAGTAGGGGAGGATTATCTGACTTTGTGAATAAAAGGATCGGCGAAAATATTCTTGATATCGGCGCCCGCTAGATAGGTGCGTTTTTTCATCTTATTTACCATATCGGGATGCCCACAGAGGTACACTTGCCAACCACTTAAGTTTTGATGATTTTTAAGTGCAAGCTCATCGGCGCGAATTCGATCTTTTTCCTCTGCCTGAGTGCCAGAAACACAGCCTAAGTAATGGAGATTATCGTATTGTCTCGCAAGTGAAGTCAGGAGTTGTTGGGCATATAGGTCATCAGCGGTTCGACTTCCGTGGTAGAGGTGTATCGGCCCTTGATGTTGGTGATGCAGTGCATCTTTGACGATACCAAGTAGAGGTGCTAAGCCACTGCCAGTTCCTACCAGCAGCATGGGCATGGTTTGCATCTCTTTTTGATAGTAACAATGGCCAAAGGGACCGCATAGCTCAAGCTTGTCATCTAGTGATAGCTGCTCATGTATCCACTGGCTCATGCCACCATTATCAATACGCTGAACATGAATCTCGAGCATATCTCCTTGGGCTGGGTGACTGGCTAGGGAGTAACTTCGTGTTAATCCATCGGATCGTCTGAGATTGATAAATTGGCCTGCGTGGTACTCCAGTGGAGTATCTGGGTCGAGTGTGATGCTGAGTATTCGCTTGCTAAGGGGAGTAATGGCAGCGACCTTAACTTGGGAAAATAGCGCCTGCTGAGTGATGGGGGATACCGTTAACTCCCCCTGAGGAAAACAGATACAGGGGAGGAAGTAGCCTAATGCTTTCCAGCTTTCCCTTATATCGGGCTGGGCATCTTGAACATCTCCCTTTTTTGCTTGCAACATGCAGGTGTGACAGTTGCCGTTTTTGCAGGAGTAGGCAAGGTCAATCCCTTGTCTTAGAAGGGCTTCTAGTACGCTCTCATCTTGATTGAGAGTGATTGCTTTTTCTTGCCAGTGTATCTGCTTCATCGGCTATAAACTTAATACGTCGTCATGGGTGCTAGCTGCGATAGTCATGACTTGTTCGATTAACTCATCCGATACATTGAGCTCTTTGAGCGTGGCTTGCAGGTGTCCTGCGACAGTGTTGAAGTGATTGGTATCGAGGCCCTGTTCAAGCAAAGGAGCGTGGGCTTCGCGCAGGGAGTTGCCTGTGTAATCATTTGGTCCACCAAAGGCCATGGTTAAAAAGCTTTTTTGCATTGCGCGCATACGATCCATATCTACATCATCAAAAAAGTGGCTGATACTATCATCGCTCAATACTTTACGATAAAAGATATCCACTGCAGCATCGACAGAGGCGTTACCTCCGAGTTGTTCAAAAAGTGTTGTCATTTTTATACCCTGTTGGTCTAGTAATATTTGGTTCCATCTCTAT
This window encodes:
- a CDS encoding YjgN family protein, coding for MTRTNTDLSNTQHSFNFHGNATEFFGIWIVNILLTIVTFGIYSAWAKVRTNNYFYGNTELDGDRFEYLAKPMQILIGRIIAVVALIAWTILSGVHPVAAIACGALLTLAIPYLSVRNIRFDARITRFRNVRFNFEGSYSGAYLNILAKPLAAYAIIIGSSMGFSALLMESNPAIAVIGGILLFTLTGVFGYAWVMTGMASYVVNGYRYGGKQFSAELDMGEYAKIAALAGALFLGSMILGFLIILGFGMFDTIASLFSGEPLDPTNQASSFFALFIGYIYMFFIGFVIAAFIKTRIRNYLFSKTQIDDKLQLVSNMTLGGYLSLIITNLLIVVFTFGLGRAWTDIRRAQYMASITQVEGDLALMSVRDHNQETNNAIADEMVDAFDINLNII
- a CDS encoding LON peptidase substrate-binding domain-containing protein; translation: MRTQEMALITRDALLLPDGRLELRLVSPNHLKMIADVYKGKYPLAFGMLKANGNPPCYSSVTQCEIIDFNQLDDNSLSIVLEGKQRVKILSAARQRSGVWMARTLPSCNWSEEPIQGEFELISAALEQFYEVNPDLFELYSNVHLEDASWVSQRWLEVLPLYNKDKLKLMNQPDCHQTMEFVLELIKSHAD
- a CDS encoding YhcH/YjgK/YiaL family protein, whose protein sequence is MILDTLSNANLYSHLTPRLTKALAHLTETDFTQLEVGSYELEGKDIFVIVNDYETKPKEVEPFEVHQEYIDVQFVVSGEEEFGYLPLADQTPSRPYFAKHDYAEFDYESNKDDAAFIPFKAGMFAIFFPQDMHMPGTSATPTQVRKVVIKVKV
- a CDS encoding M48 family metallopeptidase, whose translation is MNETIKGHLMAPQNSTKHAAELTLGSNGYLILKSEAHQHQCQLEEVTLSDAIGSMPRSITFSTGWVFISSDGNKLNSWLNSHCKTPLLVKLERNLLLIFLASIITLLTAYGLYVYGVPKAAKFIANQLPVELSTELGDQGLTMLNKMGFEESKLELQERQKLRQRFDLLIEKLSNQGVEFKHRPKIEFRYADGGANAFALADGTIILTDAMVKLANEKMELEGVILHELGHVHHNHVMTNMVQTAILSITAAMVIGDSSGISDTLASIAVLGGGLTYSRIHENEADNFAAHQLYSRLQSAAPLADLFEKLQEQQAVDLPSWSSTHPALSERVDTLRSYKPSH
- a CDS encoding aminotransferase class V-fold PLP-dependent enzyme — its product is MSQTTNLSQIYLDANATTPVLPQAAQAAMDAMQDLFGNPSSSHITGLKAKNLMEQTRQRAKTLLGTGEGKLIFTSGATEGIQTGILSGLIKAKTQIKKGKKYSILYGSTEHKAVPNSLAHWNEILGINAEIKAIPVDQFGKLDLEFIQKEVGNALMICTMAVNNETGVYQDLQQLEQCIREGNSKVFWLVDCVQALGKRPLNLAKTSIDYAPFSGHKLYAPKGIGFIYIREGAPFTPFIAGGGQESGLRSGTENLPGMAALNVIFQMLLDTDNTTFYDLNTLNDYRRQLSHSLSQAFPDIVFNHQFNNSVPTTLNFAVPGFSSKEIMDLFDAANIRVSSGSACSSKVTRSFVLDAMGLPVWQSESAIRLSFGPAMTQEEVDSACARIRSAAKALTNSCLMLDDTEQTQDKTPLNGLVQLRSGSSCTWVYADMKSKQALVIDPLPELEKRIDTLLQCQQLTPVAILDTHGHADHISGRVALANKYLSTQQSDVLGWPTNTKKVAVGDESFSVLTIGELFLVKVPTPGHTDDSISLLLSSDPMNLITSTRYAFCGDTILMGSLGRTNFASSSSIDMYHSLKQINRLIGQQTLLCASHDYNNEFTTTLSAEVVRNCLLQSVLTGSINQSQFAARKADLDSNLNDETGTEILCGAYYGDCDKAQIKEYSSDSLKQRLTVSSDVKILDIREPHEYALQHKLDTVSEQSSTENSLNTGLNIPMTRLVQFIQEHQMEKESEWVLVCRSGSRSMVAAQAMYRLGFTNVAHLKGGYALSS
- a CDS encoding alpha/beta hydrolase codes for the protein MPALRFLAGSTAYKTIAENGLKADLFTQVLAASGGPKWIGIAGLDRYLFGEFFKGRTAPLHTLGASSGAWRLACLGQADPLSAYSRLEELYIEQRYDTKPTPVQVSTQVKGIIEGLLGQSGAQELISHPVIKTHLLACRGRHLNRIAGRLPLSLGLAATAATNLASRRSLGLHFERFVFSGQHDDSPFNQLKDLPSQQVKLTLDNLHNVLLATGSIPWVLAPVTDIHGAPKGHYYDGGITDYHFDLPLSHADGLTLYPHFYPNMTPGWFDKSLPWRKANKNYHNALVLAPTSEFLASLPYGKLPDRSDFKHLSSDERIAYWQQALAMSHRLADELSLVISKGNIMEYLEHF
- a CDS encoding pseudouridine synthase, with amino-acid sequence MSSSVLATQASYVVLPEHITDKPTVLSFLVERFAQIDASVWQSRVVEGKVHWQDGSLIELDTPYRPRARVYYYREVVSETKVPFDEEVIYQDERIIVAFKPHFLALHPSGNVINECLVNRLRIKTGLETIVPAHRLDRATAGLVLLCLHPEHRQRYHDLFKFGQIRKEYQALAKLTPELLLKHQRGELSLPLNWTVKNRMVKGEPTFTMRVAPGEPNTHSEIQLIEINGELGVFNLSPITGRTHQLRVHMQSLGMPILNDRCYPELQPKAPDDYSKPLKLLARRLTFTDPVSGQLIKLECDALSLS